The following nucleotide sequence is from Paracrocinitomix mangrovi.
GTAGATTTTACTTTCAATTGAAATCTTCCATCATCAACCAATAAAATATCTCCAACTTTAACATCTTGTGGAAATGTTTCATAGCTCAGGTACACTTTTTTGTTAGTACCCATGCACTTTTCTGTTGTGAAAATTAATTCACTCCCATCTTCTATTAAAACACCATTGTCTTCTACTTCTCCTATTCTAATTTTTGGCCCTTGTAAATCTGCCAGTAAAGCTACGTTGGTACCCAATTCATCATTGATCTCTCTAATAATATCTATTACAGCTTTGTGATCTTCATGTGCACCATGAGAAAAATTGATTCGGCAAACATTGAGTCCTGCTTCAATCATTTTTTTCAAAGTCTCTTTGCTACTTGATGACGGCCCTATAGTGGCTACTATTTTTGTTTTCTTCATATTGGATTTAAAAAACTAAATTGGATTTGGACTTTAATTCGTCCGGCTCAAAAATAAATGCGGTTAAAATAACTTCAATTTGCTTCAATTGGTTTAATATATCGTTAATTTCTCGCACGTAGTTATTCTTGATCACTAAAAAATAATCTATTTGATCTTTCTCAGGAATAAGTCTTTGATAGTTGTTTGAAAGGTTTTTTATCAAATAATATTCAATGTGCTCCTCTTCGTCATAATAACTGTAAAACGAATGTAAATGTTCACCTTGCTTTTTCTCTATAACACTGTAATCTTCTTCTTTGTTTAATCCAATGGATAAACTGTTATTGATACTCCAACAAAGTCTATAATCTGAATGACTGCTGCAAATTCCGATCAATTGAAAATCGTATTCTTCATCAAATGTCAATTTATGCTTTGCCATGTGCTGATCAAATATTATAGTAAAGGTATTTAATTTATATTTAGTGAATGATTTTAAAACTCAACGAAAAAGAATTTATCGATACTGATGCACCTATTGATATTTCTATTCCAATTCACAATGGTAAAAATCCGGTTTTGGCCTGGTATTATGGTCCGATTGAGTTAACCCCGGTTATGACAGATCAATTTATTGGTGACGTCAATCAGGGAGGCGCAGTGAATTTCAGACATTTGAGTATGAATCCACACGCACATGGTACACATACTGAATGCGTTGGACATATTTCAAAGGAATGGTATTCTATTAATAAGTGCCTTAAAACTTTTCATTTTAAAGCGGCATTGATTACTGTAGTTCCTGCAAAAGTCTTTAATGATGAGTTTCAAAAAGAAGATGATGTAGTGCAGGTAGAGGCTATTAAAGAAGCTATAGATAATCTGGATTTACCTCAAGATGTAGATGCACTTGTAATTAGAACAATGCCAAATGGAATTAATAAACTTTCAAAAAATTATTCCAGTACCAACCCAATCTATTATGATGAAGCATGTATTCATTTTATCAATGACTTGGGGATAAAACATTTAATTGTAGATCTGCCATCAGTGGACAGAGAAGAAGATAAGGGTGTCTTGGCTGCACATCATGCATTTTGGGATTATCCAAACAATCCTCAATTAGAAAAATCAATAACCGAATTAGTTTTTATTCCGGATGAGGTGAAAGACGGAATATATGTGGCTAACATCCAAATTACCAGCCTTGAAAATGACGCTTCTCCTTCCAAAGTAGTGTTGTTTAAAATTCAATCTTAACATACAGGATTAAATAACTTAACGTTTAATGCTTGGTAGATTTAGATTAATCACTATATTTGTACCGTTAAAAATATTAAAACAAGATCGAGAGGGGACGAAAGTCCCCTCTTTTTGTACTCAAAATGATAGCAAAAGAATTGGTAAAAAGCTTGGTTGAAGAGAGGATTGCTGAGAGAGATGAAAAGCTTTATATCGTGGATATTATCATTAGAAATGGCAATCAAATTTTGATCGAGTTAGATAAAGAAGATGGTGCCGTTTCAATTGAAGATTGTATTGCTATTAGTAGAAATGTTGAGCACAATTTAGATCGAGACCAGGAAGATTTTTCTTTAGAGGTTTCTTCTGCCGGAATGACAAATCCATTTAAGGTAACTAAACAGTACCTAAAGAATGTTGGCAGAGAAGTTAAAGTTCAATTATTTGAACATGGAAAATCGATAGAGGGAACTTTGTTAAGTGCAGATGACGAAGGTATCATTATCGAGAAAAAAGAAAAAGTAAAGGTCGAAGGGAAAAAGAAGAAAGAATGGGTGACAACGGAGATCCCACTTAAATATGTTGAAATCAAAGAAACTAAACTGCAAATTAGTTTTTAGAGTTTGTAATTTTAATTGAGATATGAATGCGCTGGAATTAATTGAGTCGTTTTCGGAATTTAAAGAATTTAAAAACATTGACAGAGAAACAATGATGAACATCTTACAAGATGTTTTTCGTTCAATGTTGAAGAAAAAATACGGTTCGGATGATCACATTGATGTAATTATTAACCCTGATAAAGGTGATGTTGAGATTTGGATCAACAGAGAAATCGTTCCTGATGGAGAAGTTGAAGATGAAAATCTTGAAATTTCATTGTCAGATGCTATTAAAATTGAACCTGACTTTGAAGTTGGTGAAGAGGTAGCAGAAGAAATTAAATTGGGAGATTTTGGAAGAAGAAATGTATTGTCATTACGTCAAAACCTTATTTCAAGAATTCTTGAATTAGAGAAAGATCATATCTACAAAAAATACAAAGAGAGAATTGGAGAAATCATCACCGGAGAAGTTTATCAGGTGTGGAAAAGAGAAATTCTTATTTTGGATGATGAAGGTAATGAATTGATCCTTCCTAAATCTGAACAAATACCTTCAGATTATTTCAAAAAAGGAGAAGCAATCAGAGCTGTGGTAGCACGTGTTGATTTAAGAAACAACTCTCCTATTATTATCCTTTCTAGAACTGCTCCTGAATTCTTGGAGAGATTGTTCGAGTTAGAAGTACCTGAAGTATTTGACGGATTGATTACAATTAAAAAGATTGTTAGAGAACCAGGAGAAAGAGCTAAAGTTGCCGTTGAATCATATGACGACAGAATTGATCCTGTTGGTGCATGTGTAGGTATGAAAGGAGCTAGAATTCACGGTATTGTTCGTGAGTTGAAAAATGAAAATATTGATGTAATCAATTATACCAATAACGATAAATTATTTATCCAAAGAGCATTATCTCCGGCAAAAATCACATCTATTGAATTAGATGAAGGAAACGGAAGAGCTGATGTGTTCTTGAAGCCTGATCAGGTTTCTTTAGCTATTGGTAAAGGTGGTCACAATATTAAATTAGCCGGAAAACTTACCGGTTACGAAATTGATGTTTACCGTGAAGGTGCAGAAGATATCGAAGATGTGGATCTTGACGAATTCACTGATGAAATCGAAGAATGGGTAATCGAAGAATTGAAATCTATTGGATTGGATTCTGCGAAAGCCGTTATCGAATTAGATAAAGAAGAGTTGATTAAAAGAACTGATCTAGAAGAAGAAACAATTGATGATATTCTTCAAATCTTAAGATCTGAGTTCGAGTAATACTTTATTTTAAATCAACTTTTTTAGACAAAAACAACACAATAATTTAAATGGCAGGAAAAGCAAAAAGGTTAAACAAGGTAGCAAAGGAATTCAATATTAGTATTTCTACTATTGTTGAGTTTCTTGAGTCTAAAGGTTTCAAAATAGACTCCAAGCCTAATACTAAGATAGAAGGAGAAATCCTTACTGTCCTGGAAGAGGAATTCGCTGATGACAAAGAGGCGAAGCAAAAATCTGAGGATGCAGTTGTAGGAAGAGAAAAAAGAGAATCTCTATCTATCAATGACCTTAAAAAAGAAGAAGAAGACGTTGAGGATGACGAAGATGAAGATGACGTAGAAGAAGATGATGACGATAATGTTGAAACTGAAGCTGAAATAGAAGAACCTGCCAGTGAACCAGCTAAAGTAGAAACTAAAAAAGTCGGTGTTGCTGTTGTCGGAAAAATTGATCTAGACTCAATTAATCAAAAAACGCGTCCTTCAAAAGAAAAGAAAGACGATAAGAAAGAAGAGGAAGAAAAAGCAAAAGCTGAAGCAGAAGAGGCCGCTAAAATAGAAGCAGCTAAAAAGAAAGAAGAAGAGGAAAAAGCCAAAGCTAAAGCAGAAGAGAAAGTTGAGGCTCCAAAAATTGAAACAATTAAAGCGGCTTCGGATAAATTATCCGGACCAAAAGTAATTGGTAAAATTGAGCTTCCTGTTGAAAAGGATAAGTCTG
It contains:
- a CDS encoding IPExxxVDY family protein, coding for MAKHKLTFDEEYDFQLIGICSSHSDYRLCWSINNSLSIGLNKEEDYSVIEKKQGEHLHSFYSYYDEEEHIEYYLIKNLSNNYQRLIPEKDQIDYFLVIKNNYVREINDILNQLKQIEVILTAFIFEPDELKSKSNLVF
- a CDS encoding cyclase family protein, whose protein sequence is MILKLNEKEFIDTDAPIDISIPIHNGKNPVLAWYYGPIELTPVMTDQFIGDVNQGGAVNFRHLSMNPHAHGTHTECVGHISKEWYSINKCLKTFHFKAALITVVPAKVFNDEFQKEDDVVQVEAIKEAIDNLDLPQDVDALVIRTMPNGINKLSKNYSSTNPIYYDEACIHFINDLGIKHLIVDLPSVDREEDKGVLAAHHAFWDYPNNPQLEKSITELVFIPDEVKDGIYVANIQITSLENDASPSKVVLFKIQS
- the rimP gene encoding ribosome assembly cofactor RimP, with amino-acid sequence MIAKELVKSLVEERIAERDEKLYIVDIIIRNGNQILIELDKEDGAVSIEDCIAISRNVEHNLDRDQEDFSLEVSSAGMTNPFKVTKQYLKNVGREVKVQLFEHGKSIEGTLLSADDEGIIIEKKEKVKVEGKKKKEWVTTEIPLKYVEIKETKLQISF
- the nusA gene encoding transcription termination factor NusA, with product MNALELIESFSEFKEFKNIDRETMMNILQDVFRSMLKKKYGSDDHIDVIINPDKGDVEIWINREIVPDGEVEDENLEISLSDAIKIEPDFEVGEEVAEEIKLGDFGRRNVLSLRQNLISRILELEKDHIYKKYKERIGEIITGEVYQVWKREILILDDEGNELILPKSEQIPSDYFKKGEAIRAVVARVDLRNNSPIIILSRTAPEFLERLFELEVPEVFDGLITIKKIVREPGERAKVAVESYDDRIDPVGACVGMKGARIHGIVRELKNENIDVINYTNNDKLFIQRALSPAKITSIELDEGNGRADVFLKPDQVSLAIGKGGHNIKLAGKLTGYEIDVYREGAEDIEDVDLDEFTDEIEEWVIEELKSIGLDSAKAVIELDKEELIKRTDLEEETIDDILQILRSEFE